From a single Rosa rugosa chromosome 7, drRosRugo1.1, whole genome shotgun sequence genomic region:
- the LOC133723641 gene encoding probable glycosyltransferase At5g03795, producing MASLVIYYLSQQRLPRSFFLIPTSLALVTSLLILFYISTTSNLFPHHPPQPSLSSFAHHLIIPSQSQRSLPPNSAPNGNNEVFHDTDIFLQDYKEMKRSFKIYVYPHRKDDPFANALLPVDFEPAGNYASESYFKKVLLKSHFITKDPTKAHLFFLPFSIARLRHDTRVGVAGIQDFVRDYIFNISHKYEYWNRTGGADHFYVACHSIGRSAMEKATQVKFNAIQVVCSSSYFLSGYITHKDACLPQIWPRKEEPPNLLSSNRTKLAFFAGGINSPVRERLLQVWRNDPEIFVHFGRLKTSYADAMLGSMFCLHVKGFEVNTARIADSLYYGCVPVIIANYYDLPFADILNWKSFSVVVATLDIPLLKKILKGISSNEYMRLKSNVLKVRKQFQWHLLPTDYDAFNMVMYELWLRRSFSTVSLSTFEHSKSTNDFT from the exons ATGGCTTCACTGGTGATttactatttgtctcagcagcGTCTTCCCAGAAGCTTTTTCTTGATACCCACCAGCTTGGCCCTCGTAACCTCTCTTCTCATCCTCTTTTACATTTCCACAACCTCAAATCTCTTCCCTCATCATCCTCCCCAACCCAGTCTATCTTCCTTTGCTCATCATCTCATCATCCCATCTCAAAGTCAACGCTCACTACCACCTAACTCGGCCCCAAATG GAAACAACGAGGTGTTCCATGATACAGATATCTTTCTTCAAGACtataaagaaatgaaaaggagCTTTAAGATATATGTTTATCCTCACAGGAAAGATGATCCCTTTGCAAATGCACTTTTGCCTGTGGATTTCGAACCTGCGGGTAATTATGCCAGTGAAAGTTACTTCAAGAAGGTCCTGTTGAAGAGTCATTTCATCACAAAAGATCCAACCAAGGCAcatcttttctttttacctttcTCTATTGCAAGGTTGCGGCACGACACCAGAGTTGGAGTGGCAGGTATCCAAGATTTTGTAAGAGATTACATCTTCAATATTAGTCACAAGTACGAATATTGGAACCGGACTGGTGGAGCAGATCATTTTTATGTTGCTTGTCATTCTATTGGACGCTCAGCTATGGAAAAAGCAACCCAAGTCAAATTTAATGCCATTCAAGTTGTGTGCTCTTCTAGTTACTTCCTATCTGGGTACATTACTCACAAGGATGCATGTCTGCCTCAAATATGGCCCAGAAAAGAAGAGCCCCCTAATCTTCTATCATCAAATAG AACAAAACTTGCATTCTTTGCCGGAGGAATTAACTCCCCAGTACGGGAAAGGCTTCTTCAAGTTTGGAGAAATGACCCTGAGATTTTTGTGCACTTTGGTCGGCTTAAAACATCTTATGCTGATGCGATGCTTGGTAGCATGTTCTGTCTCCACGTTAAAGGATTTGAAGTAAATACAGCTCGTATTGCAGATTCATTGTATTATGGCTGTGTCCCAGTGATAATTGCCAACTACTATGATTTACCATTTGCAGACATACTAAACTGGAAGAGCTTCTCAGTCGTTGTTGCCACTCTAGATATCCCGTTGCTTAAGAAGATCCTTAAAGGAATCAGCTCCAACGAATACATGAGGTTGAAAAGCAATGTGTTGAAGGTGCGCAAACAGTTCCAATGGCACCTTTTACCTACTGATTATGATGCTTTTAACATGGTTATGTACGAGTTGTGGCTCCGTCGGAGTTTTTCAACAGTTTCCTTGAGCACTTTTGAACATTCCAAATCAACAAATGATTTTACATGA